A genome region from Taeniopygia guttata chromosome 5, bTaeGut7.mat, whole genome shotgun sequence includes the following:
- the LOC115495688 gene encoding uncharacterized protein, giving the protein MAEDSPKRRKANFNEAETEVLIEQVLKHEQLLFAAGPGRASAGQKRKVWELIRHKVNPVAACPRDVEDLKKRWRDLKRRDRSKLCRLSQGCGPPPPPALGLLLAPEELPPAAAPPARRQRRPYGSLLPAEAVPIVGGIDTLELPGAVVGDMGFNGSPGPSHQSSLEQMNLKEEIVVKVVETEESSEDMVVVPPSQEQLPFLGTSSGGSSGKVKAKTKGRCQADQNEMTEEDLLQIQQTQIQVIQSGFDSVNHNLRLLQQGMQDLSNSISIMAHTLVAIKNVYVKNNTGPTTHATASTQTTAGYLSPGSPQLSPAKDRARAQVAGSSSRSSSCSSSSMSQEPGPSEFPRPPLRTIKKEHPNGCYYFCFADV; this is encoded by the exons ATGGCCGAGGACTCTCCCAAACGGCGCAAGGCGAACTTCAACGAGGCGGAGACGGAGGTGCTGATCGAGCAGGTGCTGAAGCACGAGCAGCTGCTGTTCGCGGCGGGACCCGGCCGCGCCTCCGCGGGCCAGAAGCGGAAGGTGTGGGAGCTGATCCGGCACAAGGTGAACCCGGTGGCCGCCTGCCCCCGCGACGTGGAGGACCTGAAGAAGCGCTGGCGGGACCTGAAGCGCCGCGACCGCAGCAAGCTGTGCCGCCTCTCGCAGGGCTgcgggccgccgccgccccccgccctcgGCCTGCTGCTGGCCCCCGAGGAGctgccgcccgccgccgcgccgcccgcccgccgccagcGCCGCCCCTACGGCTCCCTGCTGCCCGCCGAGGCCGTGCCCATCGTGGGCGGCATCGACACGCTGGAGCTGCCGGGCGCCGTCGTGGGGGACATGG GGTTTAATGGCAGTCCTGGCCCATCTCATCAATCCAGTCTTGAGCAGATGAACCTCAAAGAAGAAATAGTAGTGAAGGTGGTGGAGACAGAAGAAAGTTCTGAGGACATGGTAGTGGTTCCACCTAGTCAAGAACAACTGCCTTTTCTGGGGACATCAAGTGGTGGTTCCTCTGGGAAAgtaaaagccaaaacaaaaggCAGGTGCCAGGCAGACCAAAATGAAATGACTGAAGAGGACCTACTGCAGATTCAGCAGACCCAAATACAGGTGATCCAGTCTGGGTTTGACAGTGTCAACCACAATCTTCGGCTGCTGCAGCAAGGCATGCAAGATCTGAGTAACAGCATCAGCATCATGGCACATACACTTGTTGCTATCAAGAATGTCTATGTGAAAAACAACACTGGCCCAACCACACATGCCACTGCCTCTACTCAGACCACAGCTGGGTACCTGAGCCCAGGAtccccccagctctcccctgCTAAGGACAGAGCTAGAGCACAGgtagctggaagcagcagcagaagcagcagctgcagctccagctccatgtCACAAGAACCAGGTCCTTCCGAGTTTCCTAGGCCCCCCCTGAGAACCATTAAGAAAGAACATCCAAATGGCTGCTACTACTTCTGCTTTGCAGATGTGTAA